GTTCGAGTGCATGCGTGCATGTGTATACGCACAGGCGCGAAGTGGGCTTTGCCGTGGCTCTGGCATTTGTGGGCCAACGTTGTCCACTTGGCGAGCACAACAAATCGCCCGCGTCGCTTTTAGCCAGCTGTTTTGCGCGCTAGCGGGTTACGTTAGTTTGGGTACCCCGGCGTTGCCACATTAACTGCATCGACGACGGTTCTGCCCCCTGAATTCGCCAGACGAAGTAATGAGATGTAATAATTACTCGAAATCCACCTCCCTCCAGGTTCACCGTCACACGCTCCAAGGCAATGAATCCACATTTGTGCTGCAGCCTCTCTCAATCACATGTGAGTGGTGTATTTTGTTCTTGTACttatgtgagttttttttcttttttttttctttctaatttgtgtgttcattttattttataaatgatgtATGCACCACaaagtatgtatttttttaggtGTCATATGAACTGTACATGTGTTTCGTTTCACTCACGTAcataatatattacaaataagTCATTCAAGTAAGTTgtcataaatgtataatatttttgttgcagaattacattggaaattttaaaaagaactgaATAACCGCCATCTGTtcagaaaatggaaaatgattGAAAAGATCCACAGCTGTGAAACAGCTTGGCCTTTGATACATTTTTACACCAGGAGGTCAGCATCATCTAATGGAAGGAGCAACTCAAAATTACATTCAGAAGAAACAGTTGACCTAAAGATTAGGAAATTActatttttccccccaaaagcTGACCCTGGCAGGATATAGATGCATTGAATGAAAAGCAAATGCCCTGATTTTCTACCTAAAATGACCCCGTCACCAGATGCATTGCAATTTTATGCCATTGTGAAATGGCACattattaaaattttatattAACGGCTGAAGATGTGTTCCAAGAGGATGACAAACATGCTCTCCCACATGGATCGAGAGTTACAGAACAACACTGAGTTTAGCAGTCGAAAACAGATCTTGAAGATCTGTTCATGAGCTTTAGCGCCAGTAGCTGTCTGTGAAGGCATTTGAGCCTTAGGACTTTCTCTAGTTCAATGTTGCCTATTGGAGGTCGCCATTAAGTGGAATTGGAACCATTGTCACCGCTCCTGGAGCTGGTGGTGTGCCTAACACACTTCCATGTTCCAGTAAGTGGGAAATGTTCCAGTTTGGCAAATACAATTTGGACATCATAGAGATGCTGAGTGGACATCAAGCACATCAGTTCAAAGGTCTTGGGTTAGAACGGCAGCTACAGCACCAACAACAAGTGCAACTTCATCAGCACCAGCTACAGCAGCAGCAAGCAGAAACATCTGGAGCACTTCTGTCTGGACTTGGCCTTGGACCCCTCCAGGGATCCAGAAGCAACGCATTTGCAGACTCGACGTCCATTTTTTCCAAAATGAGCGCCCCTCCCCCGCCTCTGCAGCAGCAGTCGCTTTCTTCATCGTCACATATTTCCCGGAAGTCCAGCAAAATGCCTGGGAGTAGCAGCAGTGCTGGAAGCCACGTGAGCGGATACCCTCAGTTCCTGCGCTCGTTTCACCCGGCCGATGCAGCTTTAGCTCAGGACCAGCTTCATCCGGGAGTGGCCCGTTTCGAGCACTTCGTCGGTGCCAGTGGAAGCAGCGGAAGCACAGGAGGAATTGGCGGAATCGTGTCCTCCGttccgccgccgcctcctccactGCATCCTGGGCTGTCGGTTCCCCAGGCGTCCCCAGGACCGTCTTCGTCCTCTCCGTCTCCGTCGAGCTCGGTTGCGACCACGATTAACCCGCCTAGCAGCGGCGCGGTGACTACTTTGGGTCACCAGCTGGTGGGAACGCAGTCTGATGCTCGAAGCCTTCATCAGCAGTTCAGCTGCATGCTGGCAGCTAACCAGTACTTCCTCTCCGGTGTTCCGACAAATACAAGCTTAGAACAGTTCCTGGTCCAACAAGGAGGCCACAACCACCTCGGCCTCGGTTCGGAATCGGGTTCGGGTCTTGCGCCACCCCCTGGCCTTCATTCGTCGCATCCTCACTCCAGTCCCCAGCAGCAATCACAGCCACCTCAGCAGCAACAGTTGCCGCCCCACACGTTGTCCCACCCACACTCCCACCCACACCACCCACTTCACTCCTCCTCCCAGCCGTCCTCGCTGAGCAGCTTTGACTTTCAGGGGATCCCGGTGCTTTCCTCCAATCAGCTTGCCACGCTAATGCAACAGGAAGCTGGCTTGCCCCTGCCTCTCCCTCTACACCTGTCCCTTTCGAAGGATGACTCGAAGGGGGACAGTGGAGGAGGGAGCGGTGGCACTGGTGGAGGTAGACGGAAAAAAGCGATGGCCGGATACCTGCCACAAAGGAAATCGGAGAGTAACAGCAACGGCAGTAACAGCGGTGGCACGTCAAATCCCAATCCTGGCAGCGGCAGTGCCGGAGACCTCAATCAAGATTCCTCATCCGGCCTTGTTGGCGGGGGCGTGTCCGTCATTGGTGGGGAGCCGTCCTCCCTGCTCTCCTCGTCCTCGTCTGTCGTTTCCTCGTCATCTTCCTCAGCCCCTTCTTCGACTTCGGCATCCGTTTTGGTAACGAACGGCTCTCACCTTTCAAAGGCTGCTCTGTCCTCCATGGGACCCCCCGCATCCCACCCGGAACCCGAACCGCTCTACCACTGCGGAGAATGCGGCAAAACCTTTACCCACCTCTCCAGCCTCCGGCGGCACTTACGAAGCCACGAGCTGACGACGGCGGGAACTAGTGGCACTGCCGGGGGCGTCACTTCAAACCCGGTGCAGCATCCCTCCGATCGGAGCGTCCCCCACTCCACCCAGTCGGCCGCCGCCACGTCCTCGTGCCCCAGCCCAGAAAAGAGCTTTCACTGCTCCGACTGCGGCAAGGGGTTCAAGAAGAAGGGACACCTCCTTCAGCACGGCGTCATCCATTCCGGAGCGAGGCCGTTTGCCTGCACCATCTGTAGCCGCGCTTTCAACCGGCGCGAGTCCCTCACGCGCCACGAAAAGATCCACGAAGAGAAGCCCTTCCGTTGCCCGGCCTGTGGCCGCTGCTTTCGCGAGAGCACCTCTTTACTGAACCACGCGGCGTCCGGTACCTGTGGTAAACCGGGAAGGCCACCAAGACCCCGGAGCCCCGGCACCAGTAATTCCATGGTCGGTAGCAAAAGCAATAAAAGTGGAGTTGCTGGTGAGGGGGGGATAGGAATTAGTGGTGTAGGTAAGTTTTCAAGTGGAATTATAAGTTTAACTGATTCGATGcattttaaatcaataaataatgcGATCACGTCACTTTAGACATTTGCAGCTCTGTACCTGCTTTGAAAATAGTTCAAATGTTCACATAACGGACAATTATGTGGCCGGCCGGTAAGAAACCAGCCGTTACAACTACTTGTGATCATTTTTGCAGGACCTTACCGAAGCGACGCCTACGGTGAAGATTTCAAAGATCAGCGGAGCCAGAGCAGCCTGTACTCCGGGACCTCGTCCTGTGCGAGTGGCGCGGCACTTAGGAAGGCGCCTTTAGCCCCAACTCTGCACCCGCACCCTCAGGgccagccgccgccgccgccgcaccaCCAACAGCCACACCTTCCCCTGTCCTCTCTGTTGGACGACTCTGAGGATGACGTCACGAGCTCCGTCAACAGCGCCATATCTGCGATCACTGCCGCGGCTGCCAACTGCATGAGCGGGGACCTCGGCAGCGGCGGGGGTCGAGGGGACGACCGCAGGGACATTATCGGTGGGCTGCTTGGCGGACTTGGCTTGGGACCTCTCGGGGTCTCTCCGTCGTCCACATCCGGAATGGAGAAGTCCTTCAGAGTGGGCGGTAACCAAGGTGGCATGGGCGGCTCGTTGCCCCAGAACCCACAAGCTCCGGGCGCCAAGCCAAAACGTCCGCGCAAGCCCCGGAAAAAGAAGGAACCCGGCGCTGGTGGCACGGACGTTCCTAAGAGGAGGCCACCCTCTCAGAGGGGGATCAACGGAGATGAGCGGCCATATCTGTGCAGCGTCTGCGGTCGAGGATTTGCCAGACGGGAGACGCTGCGGAGGCACGACCGCATCCACACCGGGGAGAAACCTCACCATTGCACGATATGCGGGAAATACTTTCGCGAAGCGTTTCACCTGTCCAAGCACCACACGGTTCACTCTGGCGAGAAGAACTACAAATGCGGGCTCTGCGGTAAAGACTTTGGTTACGCCCAGAGCCTCAAGCGGCACGGGAAGCTGCACCAGAAAGGGGAGATGGAGGAGGTGCCCACAACACCTGGCGGGGAAAACCTGAACAGTTACACCACCAACACCGGCGCGATTAGCCAAGACCGGGGCCAAGGGAACTCTTCGTCCTACTACTCATACCTCCAGGACGTTAAACCTCAAGGTTCGACCGCCCAGCCTCCTCCACCAAGACTCTACACCTGTGCAATATGCTGGAAGTCCTTCCGCCACCACTTCCATCTAACCGCGCACCATCAGACGGTGCACGAGACCGGGGGCGAGAAGCTTTTCTCCTGCGAGGTCTGCGGCAAGGCTTTCGCTTATTCCAACAGCCTGACGAGACACCGGCTGTCCCAGCACGGCCTGACGCGCGCGGGACCGGCAAATCCTCAGACGGTCTCGGGCGGTCCTGGAGGGAGCAACAGCGGCGTGTCGGAGAGCGAGGCGGCAACCAACGCGTTGCTCCAGCTCGCTCCCCCTGGCGGAGGACACGGGGAGCCGCAGCCGCACAGTGCCGGTCTCCACTGTCACCAGCAGCCTGCCCCGCAGCCCCAGGCCGGCTTCTCGCCGCTGTTTTATGTCCCCGAGACGAACGCGCCACACCCGTCCTCCTCCAACGCCTCCCCTTTCTCCCACCACCTGCCCCCGAGCTCCGGCATTCCCCCTCTGAGCCACCAGCAGTCGCTGGCAGGCGTGAAGGGGGAGCCGATTTACCAGACCAGCTCCCTCCACTCTCTGAACGTCAACCCGCCCGTTCACCCGCTCCTCGGGCTGCCGCCCCCGCCCAGCGACCAGCATCAGctgctccaccaccaccaccaccaccaccaccagcagcaccaccagcaccaccatcaCTTGTCCGAACTGCAGcctcaccaccagcaccacgtGAGCTTTCAGGCGCCGGAGGAgctgaggaagaagaagaggaggaaaaaaaagaaggagagCCGAGAGAGGCGGGCGTACAAGTGGGATGAGCGAGTGGGAAGGGAGCAGATGGATCTTTCGGGCGGGGGGAGGCCGAGAGATCAGAGGAGGAAACtgctgaggaagaagaggagagcgATTCGCCGACGGCAGCGCCGATTCAAGAGGCGGATGGCTCTGCTCTTAAGGATTAGGCGCGGGGGAGGCGTGGTGTGCGAACTGGCAGCGGCGGGAGGGCTCAAGCTCCACAGCTTCTCGTCTTTGAAGACGTCCACAAGGCGCTTCTCATGCTCCCTCTGCCCCCGCACCGCTTTTTCGCGACGGGCCGCGCTCGTGGTCCACAGGGCGGCCAAGCACCGTCCCAGAGCCCGGTTCCCCCATGAGCGCCTGAGGTGCCCGGTCTGCGGGAAGCAGTCCCGCAGGTTCGTGTCCGCGTACATTCATAGGTGGTCTCACTTGGCCAAGGGGTCCTTCTCTTGTAAACGTTGCCCTTCGCGGTTCTGGAGCCCGGCGCTTCTCAAAAGGCACAAAACATCCTGTCGCGGAAAACCGGCCGGACTGCGGAGGGCGCGAGTTCTTAATTTGAAACTACAGACAGGA
This genomic stretch from Denticeps clupeoides chromosome 5, fDenClu1.1, whole genome shotgun sequence harbors:
- the LOC114790777 gene encoding zinc finger protein 865, whose amino-acid sequence is MFQFGKYNLDIIEMLSGHQAHQFKGLGLERQLQHQQQVQLHQHQLQQQQAETSGALLSGLGLGPLQGSRSNAFADSTSIFSKMSAPPPPLQQQSLSSSSHISRKSSKMPGSSSSAGSHVSGYPQFLRSFHPADAALAQDQLHPGVARFEHFVGASGSSGSTGGIGGIVSSVPPPPPPLHPGLSVPQASPGPSSSSPSPSSSVATTINPPSSGAVTTLGHQLVGTQSDARSLHQQFSCMLAANQYFLSGVPTNTSLEQFLVQQGGHNHLGLGSESGSGLAPPPGLHSSHPHSSPQQQSQPPQQQQLPPHTLSHPHSHPHHPLHSSSQPSSLSSFDFQGIPVLSSNQLATLMQQEAGLPLPLPLHLSLSKDDSKGDSGGGSGGTGGGRRKKAMAGYLPQRKSESNSNGSNSGGTSNPNPGSGSAGDLNQDSSSGLVGGGVSVIGGEPSSLLSSSSSVVSSSSSSAPSSTSASVLVTNGSHLSKAALSSMGPPASHPEPEPLYHCGECGKTFTHLSSLRRHLRSHELTTAGTSGTAGGVTSNPVQHPSDRSVPHSTQSAAATSSCPSPEKSFHCSDCGKGFKKKGHLLQHGVIHSGARPFACTICSRAFNRRESLTRHEKIHEEKPFRCPACGRCFRESTSLLNHAASGTCGKPGRPPRPRSPGTSNSMVGSKSNKSGVAGEGGIGISGVGPYRSDAYGEDFKDQRSQSSLYSGTSSCASGAALRKAPLAPTLHPHPQGQPPPPPHHQQPHLPLSSLLDDSEDDVTSSVNSAISAITAAAANCMSGDLGSGGGRGDDRRDIIGGLLGGLGLGPLGVSPSSTSGMEKSFRVGGNQGGMGGSLPQNPQAPGAKPKRPRKPRKKKEPGAGGTDVPKRRPPSQRGINGDERPYLCSVCGRGFARRETLRRHDRIHTGEKPHHCTICGKYFREAFHLSKHHTVHSGEKNYKCGLCGKDFGYAQSLKRHGKLHQKGEMEEVPTTPGGENLNSYTTNTGAISQDRGQGNSSSYYSYLQDVKPQGSTAQPPPPRLYTCAICWKSFRHHFHLTAHHQTVHETGGEKLFSCEVCGKAFAYSNSLTRHRLSQHGLTRAGPANPQTVSGGPGGSNSGVSESEAATNALLQLAPPGGGHGEPQPHSAGLHCHQQPAPQPQAGFSPLFYVPETNAPHPSSSNASPFSHHLPPSSGIPPLSHQQSLAGVKGEPIYQTSSLHSLNVNPPVHPLLGLPPPPSDQHQLLHHHHHHHHQQHHQHHHHLSELQPHHQHHVSFQAPEELRKKKRRKKKKESRERRAYKWDERVGREQMDLSGGGRPRDQRRKLLRKKRRAIRRRQRRFKRRMALLLRIRRGGGVVCELAAAGGLKLHSFSSLKTSTRRFSCSLCPRTAFSRRAALVVHRAAKHRPRARFPHERLRCPVCGKQSRRFVSAYIHRWSHLAKGSFSCKRCPSRFWSPALLKRHKTSCRGKPAGLRRARVLNLKLQTGSSDKTGDGQCEPFNIHMTYRH